The genomic window GCCCGCGGGCCCAACGCCCCCGTGCGACGCTCCCTCAAGACCAGCTATGCCTTCACGCCTGTCGAGCCGACCGAGTGAATCTCGCCGGACCCGAAGTGACGGGTCCGATCGGCCGAAGCAATGACAGTCCCGCATCGGGACCGAGAGATCCATCAACCTCCGACGCGTTGCCCGTAGGCAACACCGAGGACCGACTTCACGCCAAGCCACCGATCATGTTTCTTCAGATCACAGCCGTCATCGTCGACGCCGACCCGCAGAACCGCCAGGAGCTCGCTTCCGTGCTCAGCGGCTACGGGGTCAGCGTCGCGGCGACCTACGAAGACGTCGCCTCCATGGAGGCCGCGCTCAAGCTTGGCGACGAGCCGCAGGTCGTGCTCGTCAACCTCGACCCCGAGTCGAGCGACGTCCTGGCACAGATGAGCCAGCTTCCACGGACTTACCCGAACAGCGCGTTCTTCGTCATGAGCCAGGTGCTCGACCCGCAGCTGCTCATGAAAGCCATGAGTCTCGGCGTGCGGGAGTTCATCCCGCTGCCGATGACCGAGCAGGTCCTCAAGGACGCCTTCGAGCGTGTCAGCGACGCCCACGCGGGCGGCGAGCGAGCCCGCATCATCGGCGTCGTTCCGACGACCGGCGGCTGTGGTAGCACGACTGTTGCCTGCAACGTCGCCGCCAGCCTCGCCCAGGCTGGGAAGAAGACCGTCCTGGTCGATCTCGACCTCTGCCGCGGCGATGTCGCCGGTGCCTTTGACGTCCGCGCGTCGTACACGATCGCAGACGTCATGGAGTCGAGCGAGCGAATCGACCAGCGCGTCATCGAAAACGCACTCGTCACCCACGGCAACACCGAGCTCATGGTCCTGGCCCGGCCGGACATGATCGAGGAGACGCAGCGCGTCACGCAGGCGGGCTTCCAGAAGCTCATCGGGCTGCTCGGCCGGATGTTCGAGTACGTCGTCATCGACTCGGTGATGAGCCTCGACCCGATCTATTCGACTGCCGTCGCGGCCAGCGACGTGACGCTGCTCACGATGCAGCTCAACGTGCCAAGTGCCAAGAACGCCGAGCGCTACGTCGCGGCCCTGCGTCGCATGGGCGTGGAGGCGAGCAAGATTCGCGTCCTGGTGAACCGCTACGTCAAGCGTGGCAGCGACATCGCCCCCGGCGAGGTCGAGCGGGCACTGGGTCTGGAGATCGACTACCTGATTCCCAACGACTTCAAGACCGCCATCTCCGCGATCAACTACGGCGAACCGGCCGTGTGCCGTGCACCGCGTGCGGAGAT from Planctomycetota bacterium includes these protein-coding regions:
- a CDS encoding AAA family ATPase yields the protein MFLQITAVIVDADPQNRQELASVLSGYGVSVAATYEDVASMEAALKLGDEPQVVLVNLDPESSDVLAQMSQLPRTYPNSAFFVMSQVLDPQLLMKAMSLGVREFIPLPMTEQVLKDAFERVSDAHAGGERARIIGVVPTTGGCGSTTVACNVAASLAQAGKKTVLVDLDLCRGDVAGAFDVRASYTIADVMESSERIDQRVIENALVTHGNTELMVLARPDMIEETQRVTQAGFQKLIGLLGRMFEYVVIDSVMSLDPIYSTAVAASDVTLLTMQLNVPSAKNAERYVAALRRMGVEASKIRVLVNRYVKRGSDIAPGEVERALGLEIDYLIPNDFKTAISAINYGEPAVCRAPRAEMSVTLKKIADDLRATREVAAPLKKAA